The following proteins are encoded in a genomic region of Leifsonia psychrotolerans:
- a CDS encoding glucose-6-phosphate dehydrogenase assembly protein OpcA → MIVDLPDTNTSKISKALVRIREEGGAVALGRVLTLIIAATHGHEEEAIEAANDASREHPMRVIVVSTTGADTPTTDAAARVDAEIRVGGDAGASEVIVLRIYGEAAADPESLVTGLLLPDAPVVAWWPGEAPEIPAESPLGRIAYRRITDASARPNPQEALHRLCTTYRPGDTDFAWTRLTLWRAQLAAVLDQPPYEAVTAVQVTGAADSPSTALLAAWLQMALQVPVDYELTTGPLANGIRGVQLTRASGVISLNREIPDVATLVQPGQPTQDLSLKRRNLRDCLADELRRLDPDELYGQVITRGLPDLADPVAQQIGVTS, encoded by the coding sequence ATGATCGTCGATCTACCCGACACCAACACATCAAAGATCTCGAAGGCTCTGGTACGCATTCGTGAAGAGGGTGGCGCTGTGGCTCTCGGCCGCGTACTGACCCTCATCATCGCTGCAACGCATGGGCATGAGGAAGAAGCGATCGAGGCCGCCAACGACGCGTCGCGTGAGCATCCGATGCGCGTCATCGTGGTGTCGACCACTGGCGCGGATACCCCTACGACGGATGCCGCGGCGCGCGTCGACGCAGAGATTCGCGTCGGCGGCGATGCCGGCGCCAGCGAGGTCATCGTTCTGCGTATCTACGGCGAGGCTGCCGCCGACCCCGAAAGCCTCGTGACGGGTCTGCTGCTCCCCGATGCTCCAGTCGTCGCCTGGTGGCCCGGTGAAGCACCCGAAATACCCGCCGAGTCGCCACTGGGTCGAATCGCCTACCGTCGAATCACCGACGCATCGGCGCGCCCCAACCCCCAGGAAGCGTTGCACCGACTGTGCACGACCTACCGACCGGGCGACACCGACTTCGCGTGGACGCGGCTCACCCTGTGGCGTGCTCAGCTTGCTGCCGTCCTGGACCAGCCTCCCTACGAAGCGGTGACGGCGGTTCAGGTGACCGGTGCCGCCGACTCCCCCTCGACCGCACTCCTTGCGGCTTGGCTGCAGATGGCCTTGCAGGTTCCCGTCGACTACGAGCTCACCACCGGCCCGCTCGCCAACGGCATCCGTGGCGTGCAGCTCACCCGCGCATCAGGCGTGATTTCTTTGAATCGTGAGATACCCGACGTGGCCACCCTGGTTCAGCCCGGCCAGCCCACGCAGGATCTGTCCTTGAAACGCCGCAACCTGCGCGACTGCCTGGCCGATGAGCTGCGACGTCTCGACCCCGACGAATTGTACGGTCAGGTCATCACGCGGGGATTGCCCGACCTGGCTGATCCCGTCGCCCAACAGATCGGAGTCACCTCGTGA
- a CDS encoding heme o synthase — MDVAVTTRTDSGRMGIRQTIKAYVALTKPRVVELLLVVTAPTMILAKQGLPDFWLVLATLIGGACSAGSAGAFNCYFDRDIDRVMKRTKGRPLVTGELTDRQALVFAWALGIFSIGWLWLFTNLLAAALSLGAILLYVVFYTLILKRRTAQNIVWGGVAGCMPVLIGWAAVTNDLSWTPFILFAIIFLWTPPHYWPLSMKYRADYQAAGVPMLAVVRGRVQVGLQVILYAWATVACSLLLIPIADMGVVYTAVALVTGGWFVYETHRLYNLAIRHEHVSPMRVFHGSIAYLTLLFLAVGIDPLLPF, encoded by the coding sequence ATGGACGTCGCCGTAACAACTCGTACCGATAGCGGACGAATGGGTATCCGCCAGACAATCAAGGCCTACGTGGCCCTGACGAAACCGCGAGTGGTCGAACTGCTACTGGTCGTGACAGCTCCGACCATGATTCTGGCAAAGCAAGGCCTTCCCGACTTCTGGCTGGTTCTGGCGACGCTGATCGGTGGTGCGTGCAGCGCCGGTTCTGCGGGCGCATTCAACTGCTACTTCGACCGTGATATCGACCGGGTGATGAAGCGCACCAAGGGGCGCCCGCTCGTGACCGGTGAGCTCACCGATCGTCAGGCACTTGTTTTTGCGTGGGCTCTGGGAATCTTCTCGATCGGTTGGCTCTGGCTCTTCACCAACCTGCTCGCCGCAGCGCTCTCACTCGGCGCGATCCTCTTGTACGTTGTGTTCTACACGCTCATTCTCAAGCGTCGCACGGCCCAGAACATCGTCTGGGGTGGTGTCGCCGGCTGCATGCCCGTCTTGATCGGCTGGGCGGCGGTCACGAACGACCTGTCCTGGACGCCGTTCATTCTCTTCGCGATCATCTTCCTCTGGACGCCGCCGCACTACTGGCCGTTGTCGATGAAGTACCGCGCCGACTACCAGGCGGCTGGAGTACCGATGCTGGCCGTCGTGCGTGGCCGTGTGCAGGTCGGCCTTCAGGTCATCCTGTATGCCTGGGCAACCGTCGCCTGCTCACTGCTGTTGATCCCCATCGCTGACATGGGCGTGGTCTACACGGCCGTCGCACTCGTGACAGGAGGATGGTTCGTCTACGAGACGCATCGTCTCTACAACCTCGCTATCCGTCACGAGCACGTTTCGCCCATGCGGGTCTTCCACGGCTCGATCGCTTACCTCACGTTGCTGTTTCTGGCCGTGGGAATCGACCCACTGTTACCTTTCTGA
- a CDS encoding glucose-6-phosphate isomerase, giving the protein MSFRISVSGAAAEAVRTAVPALVDDLVASGITALDPALWGPAAEDEASKRLGWTESVVVSRPLLPEILALRDELRAQGVTHIALAGMGGSSLAPEVITRTAGVELTVLDATDPGQVLAALTDRLAQTALVVSSKSGSTVETDSQRRVFERAFEAAGIDPVERIIIVTDPGSPLEASAHEAGYRVFNADPNIGGRYSALTAFGLVPSGLAGVDIAELLDEAESISLALAIDSPDNPGLVLGAAIAATSPRRDKLAIVADGTHIVGFPDWAEQLIAESTGKNSTGILPVVLGTNAPELTENLADLQVLRVVDDAGVHIFGDHGGRDEIRVSGTLGAAFLVWEYATVVAGRLLGINPFDQPDVESAKVATRGLLDARPEPEPAAFISDGIEVRGTPHVIGAASDLASAVDALLEELGPDGYVSIQAYVDRLALPELEQTRDLVAALCHRPVTFGWGPRFLHSTGQFHKGGPATGVFLQILATPAEDLDIPDRPFTFGQLIQAQASGDASVLAEHGRPVLTLTLTQPASNLTVLFDALR; this is encoded by the coding sequence ATGAGCTTCCGCATCTCGGTGAGCGGTGCGGCGGCTGAGGCCGTCCGCACCGCGGTTCCTGCGCTCGTCGACGACCTCGTCGCATCCGGCATCACGGCGTTGGACCCAGCGCTGTGGGGTCCCGCGGCGGAGGATGAGGCCAGTAAGCGTCTCGGCTGGACTGAGTCCGTCGTCGTTTCACGCCCGCTCCTGCCTGAGATCCTCGCACTGCGTGACGAGTTGCGGGCCCAGGGAGTCACCCACATCGCCTTGGCCGGCATGGGCGGCTCGTCGCTGGCACCCGAGGTCATCACGCGCACCGCGGGCGTCGAACTCACTGTGCTCGACGCCACAGATCCAGGTCAGGTGCTCGCAGCACTCACCGATCGTTTGGCCCAGACAGCGCTGGTCGTCTCATCGAAGTCGGGTTCAACGGTTGAGACCGATAGCCAGCGTCGTGTCTTCGAGCGTGCTTTCGAGGCCGCCGGAATCGATCCGGTCGAGCGCATCATCATCGTGACCGACCCGGGCTCTCCGTTGGAAGCATCGGCCCATGAAGCGGGCTACCGCGTCTTCAACGCCGACCCGAATATCGGCGGCCGTTACTCCGCTCTGACCGCCTTCGGACTGGTCCCCTCCGGCCTGGCCGGCGTCGATATCGCAGAACTGCTCGACGAGGCCGAATCGATTTCTTTGGCCCTGGCTATCGACTCGCCCGACAATCCCGGGCTCGTGCTGGGCGCGGCCATCGCCGCAACCTCGCCGCGACGCGACAAACTGGCCATCGTCGCCGACGGTACCCACATCGTGGGCTTCCCCGACTGGGCTGAGCAGCTCATCGCGGAATCCACCGGAAAGAACAGCACCGGCATCCTGCCTGTCGTATTGGGCACGAATGCTCCCGAGCTCACCGAGAATCTGGCCGATCTCCAGGTGCTTCGCGTAGTTGACGACGCCGGCGTCCATATCTTTGGCGACCATGGCGGTCGTGACGAGATCCGCGTCAGTGGCACCCTCGGAGCGGCGTTCTTGGTCTGGGAGTACGCCACGGTTGTCGCCGGCCGTCTGCTCGGTATCAACCCATTCGACCAACCCGACGTGGAATCGGCGAAGGTCGCCACCCGCGGCCTTCTCGACGCCCGGCCGGAACCCGAACCCGCGGCGTTCATTTCGGATGGCATCGAGGTCCGCGGCACTCCACACGTCATCGGTGCGGCCAGCGACCTGGCCTCAGCCGTCGATGCACTCTTAGAAGAGCTGGGTCCCGACGGCTACGTCTCGATCCAGGCGTACGTCGACCGTCTCGCTTTGCCCGAGCTCGAACAGACTCGTGACCTTGTCGCCGCACTCTGCCACCGCCCGGTCACGTTCGGCTGGGGCCCACGGTTCCTGCACTCGACCGGGCAATTCCATAAGGGCGGACCGGCCACCGGTGTCTTCCTGCAAATTCTGGCCACACCGGCCGAGGATCTCGACATTCCCGACCGACCGTTCACGTTCGGGCAACTTATCCAAGCCCAAGCCAGCGGCGACGCCAGTGTGCTCGCTGAGCATGGGCGCCCTGTGCTCACGCTCACGTTGACGCAACCGGCATCGAACCTCACCGTGCTGTTCGACGCCTTGCGCTAA
- the sufB gene encoding Fe-S cluster assembly protein SufB, which yields MSDVLLDRPELESLGVYEFGWSDSDAAGASARRGISPEVVTDISNLKSEPEWMLKRRLKALELFERKPMPTWGADLSEIDFDNIKYFVRSTEKQAQTWEDLPDDIKNTYEKLGIPEAERSRLVSGVAAQYESEVVYHQINEDLAAQGVIFMDTDTALKEHPEFFTEYFGTVIPSGDNKFAALNTAVWSGGSFVYVPPGVHVEIPLQAYFRINTENMGQFERTLIIADEGSYVHYIEGCTAPIYKSDSLHSAVVEIIVKKNARVRYTTIQNWSNNVYNLVTKRATAAEGATMEWIDGNIGSKVTMKYPSIYLMGEHAKGETLSVAFAGPGQHQDAGAKMIHMAPYTQSSIVSKSIARGGGRAGYRGEVRMDAAAHHSANTVRCDALLVDTKSRSDTYPAIDIRVDDVQLGHEATVSRVSEEQLFYLMSRGMPEDEAMAMIVRGFIEPIARELPMEYALELNKLIEMGMEGSVG from the coding sequence ATGTCGGACGTCTTGCTTGACCGCCCTGAGCTGGAAAGCCTGGGGGTGTACGAGTTCGGCTGGTCCGACTCCGACGCCGCCGGGGCATCCGCCCGCCGTGGCATCTCACCCGAGGTTGTCACCGACATCTCGAATCTCAAGAGCGAACCCGAATGGATGCTCAAGCGTCGACTCAAGGCGCTGGAGCTCTTCGAACGCAAGCCGATGCCGACCTGGGGTGCAGACCTGTCAGAGATCGACTTCGACAACATCAAATACTTCGTTCGCTCCACCGAGAAGCAGGCCCAAACGTGGGAAGACCTGCCGGATGACATCAAGAACACCTACGAGAAGCTCGGCATCCCCGAAGCGGAGCGTTCGCGCCTCGTCTCCGGTGTTGCGGCCCAGTACGAGTCCGAAGTCGTGTACCACCAGATCAACGAGGACCTCGCGGCCCAGGGCGTCATCTTCATGGACACCGACACGGCTCTGAAAGAACACCCCGAGTTCTTCACCGAGTACTTCGGCACCGTGATTCCGTCGGGTGACAACAAGTTTGCGGCGCTCAACACGGCGGTCTGGTCAGGTGGCTCGTTCGTCTACGTGCCGCCCGGCGTGCACGTCGAGATTCCCCTGCAGGCCTATTTCCGCATCAACACCGAGAACATGGGCCAGTTCGAGCGCACCCTGATCATCGCCGACGAGGGCAGCTACGTTCACTACATCGAGGGCTGCACCGCCCCGATCTACAAGTCTGACTCGCTGCACTCGGCCGTGGTCGAGATCATCGTGAAGAAGAACGCCCGCGTGCGCTACACGACGATCCAGAACTGGTCGAACAACGTCTACAACCTGGTCACCAAGCGTGCAACGGCTGCCGAAGGCGCCACCATGGAGTGGATTGACGGCAACATCGGTTCCAAGGTCACCATGAAGTACCCGTCGATCTATCTGATGGGTGAGCACGCCAAGGGCGAGACCCTGTCTGTCGCATTTGCCGGCCCCGGCCAGCACCAGGATGCCGGCGCCAAGATGATTCACATGGCTCCGTACACGCAGTCCTCGATTGTCTCGAAGTCGATCGCCCGAGGTGGCGGTCGTGCCGGTTACCGTGGTGAAGTTCGGATGGATGCCGCGGCGCACCATTCGGCGAACACCGTGCGGTGCGATGCGCTGCTGGTGGATACCAAGTCACGCTCCGACACCTACCCGGCCATCGACATCCGTGTCGATGACGTGCAGCTCGGCCACGAGGCGACAGTCTCCCGTGTAAGCGAAGAACAGCTCTTCTACCTGATGAGTCGTGGCATGCCGGAGGACGAGGCCATGGCCATGATCGTGCGCGGCTTCATCGAACCCATTGCCCGCGAACTCCCGATGGAGTACGCCCTCGAACTCAACAAGCTCATCGAAATGGGCATGGAAGGATCCGTCGGTTAA
- the zwf gene encoding glucose-6-phosphate dehydrogenase, producing MSPVEITPEFNPLRSPSDYRLNRIAGPSSLVIFGVTGDLSRKKLMPAVYDLANRGLLPPGFALVGFARRDWDDQDFMKVVYDAVKEYSRTEFHEDVWAQLAEGIRFVSGTFDDDDSFERLKTTIDALDRERGTMGNHAFYLSIPPKAFPQVTEQLRRSGLADQKKDQWRRVVIEKPFGSDLKTARELNDVVESVFPPDSVFRIDHYLGKETVQNILALRFANQMFEPLWNANHVDHVQITMAEDIGVGGRAGYYDGIGAARDVIQNHLLQLLALTAMEEPISFDAADLRNEKEKVLASVRLPEDLGTGTARGQYGGGWQGGEKVLGFLEEDGMNPESLTETYAALRLEIDTRRWSGVPFYLRAGKRLGRRVTEIAVVFKRAPQYLFAASQTAELGQNALVIRVQPDEGVTIRFGSKVPGVGMQVRDVTMDFGYGHAFTEASPEAYERLILDVLLGDPPLFPRHEEVELSWKILDPIEEYWAGQGQPEQYRPGTWGPESADKLLARDGRTWRRP from the coding sequence ATGTCCCCGGTGGAAATTACTCCGGAGTTCAACCCGCTGCGTTCGCCCTCCGACTATCGCCTCAACCGCATAGCCGGACCATCGAGTCTCGTCATTTTTGGCGTCACCGGGGATCTGTCGCGTAAGAAACTCATGCCCGCCGTCTATGACCTTGCCAACCGGGGGCTCCTACCGCCCGGGTTCGCTCTCGTCGGGTTCGCCCGACGGGATTGGGATGACCAGGATTTCATGAAGGTCGTCTACGACGCCGTCAAGGAATATTCGCGGACGGAATTCCATGAGGATGTCTGGGCACAGCTGGCTGAGGGCATCCGTTTCGTCTCCGGAACCTTCGACGACGACGACTCCTTCGAGCGGCTGAAGACGACCATCGATGCGCTGGATCGGGAGCGTGGAACCATGGGAAACCATGCGTTCTACCTCTCGATCCCGCCCAAGGCGTTCCCCCAGGTCACCGAGCAGCTGCGTCGTTCGGGTCTCGCCGATCAGAAGAAGGATCAGTGGCGCCGCGTTGTGATCGAGAAGCCGTTTGGCAGCGACCTGAAAACAGCCCGCGAGTTGAACGACGTCGTCGAGTCCGTGTTCCCACCCGACTCCGTGTTTCGCATCGACCACTATCTCGGTAAAGAGACGGTGCAAAACATTTTGGCCCTGCGCTTCGCAAACCAAATGTTCGAGCCGCTCTGGAACGCGAACCACGTCGACCACGTGCAGATCACAATGGCTGAAGACATTGGAGTCGGTGGTCGAGCCGGCTACTACGACGGGATCGGCGCCGCCCGCGACGTCATCCAGAATCATCTCCTACAGCTTCTGGCGCTCACCGCGATGGAAGAACCGATTTCGTTCGATGCGGCAGACCTCCGGAACGAGAAGGAGAAGGTTCTGGCCTCCGTGCGTCTCCCCGAGGATCTCGGAACGGGCACGGCGCGTGGTCAGTACGGCGGAGGCTGGCAGGGCGGTGAGAAGGTTCTCGGCTTCCTCGAAGAAGACGGGATGAACCCCGAATCGCTCACCGAAACGTATGCGGCTTTGCGCCTTGAGATCGACACTCGTCGGTGGTCCGGCGTTCCGTTCTACCTCCGTGCGGGTAAGCGTCTGGGGCGCCGTGTGACCGAGATCGCTGTGGTCTTCAAACGCGCTCCCCAGTATCTCTTCGCCGCAAGCCAGACCGCTGAACTCGGTCAGAACGCCCTGGTCATCCGGGTTCAGCCCGACGAGGGCGTGACGATCCGGTTCGGTTCGAAGGTGCCCGGAGTGGGCATGCAGGTGCGCGATGTCACGATGGACTTCGGCTACGGGCACGCGTTCACCGAGGCCAGCCCCGAAGCCTACGAACGTCTCATTCTCGACGTGCTGCTGGGCGACCCGCCGCTGTTCCCGCGGCACGAAGAGGTTGAGCTTTCCTGGAAGATTCTCGACCCGATCGAAGAGTACTGGGCGGGCCAAGGCCAGCCGGAACAGTACCGTCCCGGCACGTGGGGTCCCGAATCCGCCGATAAACTTTTGGCCCGCGACGGCCGCACCTGGAGGCGACCATGA
- the tkt gene encoding transketolase — MAALQWDSIDNKAVDTARILAADAVEKVGNGHPGTAMSLAPAAYLLFQKVMRRDPADKDWLGRDRFILSVGHSSLTQYVQLYFGGYGLELDDLKALRTWGSLTPGHPEFGHTDGVEITTGPLGQGLASAVGFAYAARYERGLFDPEADAGTSPFDHFVYVIAGDGDLQEGITSEASSLAGHQQLGNLIAIYDSNQISIEDDTNIAFTEDVHARYEAYNWHVQVVDWKKTGEYVEDVAELNDAIEAAKAVTDKPSLIILKTIIGWPSPKKQNTGKIHGSALGAEELAAVKEVLGFDPAQTFEVADEVIAHTRQALVRGAAEHAEWNVAFDAWAAANPERKILLDRILTGELPEGVAEALPVFDRGTEVSTRAASGKVLNALGPVIPELWGGSADLAESNNTTIAGAASFVPSEHSTHEWTGNTYGRVLHFGIREHAMAAILNGIVLHGNTRAFGGTFLIFSDYMRPAVRLAALMKVPSIFVWTHDSVALGEDGPTHQPIEQLATLRAIPGLDIVRPGDANETAWAWKTILERRNGPAGLALTRQNIPVFERGDGAASGDVFASAEFVAKGAYVLAEAPNGTPDVILIATGSEVQLAVEAREALKAQGVNARVVSAPCLEWFEEQTDEYRESVLPRAITARVSVEAGIALTWTGYVGDTGRSVSIEHFGASADYKTLFREFGMTTEAVVAAAQDSLAAH; from the coding sequence GTGGCAGCATTGCAGTGGGATTCGATCGACAACAAGGCCGTGGACACCGCGCGAATTCTCGCAGCGGACGCCGTCGAAAAGGTGGGTAATGGGCACCCGGGCACGGCCATGAGCCTGGCCCCCGCTGCCTACCTCCTGTTTCAGAAGGTCATGCGCCGTGACCCCGCAGACAAGGACTGGCTCGGTCGCGACCGTTTCATCCTCTCGGTCGGCCACAGTTCGCTCACCCAGTACGTTCAGCTCTATTTCGGCGGCTACGGCCTCGAACTCGATGATCTCAAGGCGCTGCGCACCTGGGGCTCGCTCACACCCGGACACCCTGAGTTCGGGCACACGGACGGTGTTGAGATCACGACCGGACCACTCGGCCAGGGCCTCGCCTCTGCGGTTGGCTTTGCCTACGCGGCCCGCTACGAGCGTGGCCTGTTCGATCCCGAGGCCGATGCCGGCACCAGCCCGTTCGACCACTTCGTCTACGTGATCGCCGGCGACGGCGACCTGCAGGAAGGCATCACGAGCGAGGCGTCCTCGCTCGCCGGCCACCAGCAGCTTGGCAACCTGATCGCGATCTACGACAGCAACCAGATCTCGATCGAAGACGACACCAACATCGCTTTCACCGAAGACGTTCACGCCCGCTACGAGGCATACAACTGGCACGTCCAGGTCGTCGACTGGAAGAAGACCGGCGAATATGTTGAAGACGTCGCCGAGCTGAACGACGCTATCGAGGCGGCCAAGGCCGTGACCGACAAGCCGTCGCTGATCATCCTGAAGACCATCATTGGCTGGCCGAGCCCGAAGAAGCAGAACACCGGAAAAATTCACGGCTCTGCACTCGGCGCCGAAGAGCTTGCCGCTGTGAAGGAGGTGCTCGGTTTCGATCCAGCACAAACCTTCGAGGTGGCAGACGAGGTTATCGCCCACACCCGGCAGGCCCTCGTGCGCGGTGCAGCAGAGCACGCCGAGTGGAACGTGGCCTTCGACGCCTGGGCGGCGGCGAACCCGGAGCGCAAGATCCTGCTTGACCGTATCCTCACCGGCGAACTGCCGGAGGGTGTCGCAGAGGCACTCCCGGTGTTCGATCGGGGCACCGAAGTCTCGACCCGTGCCGCTTCCGGCAAGGTGTTGAACGCACTTGGACCCGTCATCCCCGAGTTGTGGGGCGGCTCAGCCGACCTCGCCGAGTCCAACAACACCACGATCGCCGGTGCAGCATCGTTCGTTCCGAGCGAGCACTCCACGCACGAGTGGACCGGAAACACGTACGGCCGCGTGCTGCACTTCGGCATCCGTGAACACGCGATGGCTGCGATCCTGAACGGCATCGTGCTGCACGGCAACACGCGTGCCTTCGGCGGAACCTTCCTGATTTTCAGCGACTACATGCGCCCGGCAGTGCGTCTCGCCGCCCTCATGAAGGTGCCGTCGATCTTCGTCTGGACCCACGACTCCGTGGCACTCGGCGAGGATGGCCCCACCCACCAGCCGATCGAACAGCTGGCCACCCTGCGCGCCATTCCCGGCCTCGACATCGTGCGCCCCGGCGACGCCAACGAGACCGCGTGGGCGTGGAAGACGATCCTCGAACGTCGCAACGGCCCGGCCGGGCTCGCCCTGACCCGCCAGAACATCCCGGTGTTCGAGCGCGGCGACGGCGCAGCATCCGGTGACGTCTTCGCTTCGGCCGAATTCGTCGCGAAGGGTGCCTATGTTCTCGCCGAGGCTCCGAATGGCACACCCGACGTGATCCTGATCGCCACGGGTTCCGAAGTGCAGCTGGCTGTTGAGGCTCGCGAGGCGCTGAAGGCACAGGGCGTCAACGCTCGCGTCGTCTCCGCACCGTGCCTGGAGTGGTTCGAAGAGCAGACGGATGAGTACCGCGAGTCGGTGCTGCCGAGGGCGATCACTGCACGGGTATCGGTTGAGGCCGGAATCGCGTTGACCTGGACAGGCTATGTCGGCGACACGGGTCGCAGCGTCTCGATCGAGCACTTCGGTGCCTCGGCCGATTACAAGACGTTGTTCCGCGAATTCGGTATGACAACGGAAGCCGTCGTCGCCGCAGCCCAGGATTCCCTCGCCGCGCACTAG
- a CDS encoding COX15/CtaA family protein, with protein MPRVVDTRIRVIAWVYLAAQILLVGTGGLVRLTSSGLGCPTWPACTADSLVNTPEMGIHGLIEFGNRLLGVALGILAIVAFLSVWRMRQTRPDLFRLTLFAGLGIPAQAFIGGISVWTQLNPYVVGLHFVISAILAGLCTAFVFRTYTEMGPRVVAVPRWYLIVTHLTSVVVALTVLVGIMTTGSGPHAGDANAPRNGLNSELLQHIHAWPAYTTFALTLVLLFAAFRLRLQTLPWAALLLVVELVQIGVGLLQARTGLPPLMVGIHMILSCVLVSALVSLILHLTKPAGLPTAVLTTDSSAAAPTDASTAAAGSV; from the coding sequence ATGCCCAGAGTCGTCGACACTCGAATTCGAGTGATCGCTTGGGTCTATCTGGCCGCGCAGATTCTGCTCGTCGGAACCGGTGGGCTGGTGCGCTTGACGAGTTCAGGATTGGGCTGTCCCACCTGGCCCGCCTGCACGGCGGATTCCCTCGTGAACACGCCCGAAATGGGCATCCACGGCTTGATCGAGTTCGGCAACCGCCTGCTCGGCGTCGCGCTCGGAATTTTGGCCATCGTGGCCTTTCTCTCCGTCTGGCGCATGCGTCAGACCCGTCCGGATCTCTTCCGCCTCACCCTTTTCGCGGGCCTCGGCATTCCCGCCCAGGCGTTCATCGGCGGCATCAGCGTCTGGACGCAGCTGAACCCCTACGTGGTCGGGCTGCACTTTGTTATTTCGGCGATTCTGGCGGGGCTGTGCACGGCGTTCGTGTTCCGCACCTACACGGAAATGGGGCCGCGGGTTGTTGCTGTCCCCCGCTGGTATCTCATCGTCACGCATCTCACAAGCGTTGTCGTGGCTCTCACCGTTCTCGTCGGCATCATGACCACGGGATCCGGCCCGCACGCGGGCGATGCCAATGCGCCCCGCAACGGTCTGAACTCCGAGTTGCTCCAACACATCCACGCGTGGCCGGCCTACACGACTTTCGCGCTGACCCTCGTGTTGCTGTTCGCAGCATTCCGCCTCCGGCTGCAGACGTTGCCCTGGGCGGCCCTGCTTCTCGTCGTCGAACTCGTTCAGATCGGAGTCGGATTGCTTCAGGCCCGCACAGGTCTTCCGCCGCTTATGGTCGGCATCCACATGATCCTTTCCTGCGTGCTGGTCTCGGCACTGGTCTCGCTGATCCTGCACCTCACAAAACCGGCGGGGCTACCGACCGCTGTGCTCACCACGGACAGCAGCGCTGCCGCTCCGACGGATGCCTCCACCGCAGCGGCGGGTTCGGTCTAA
- the tal gene encoding transaldolase, whose product MTETTPLAQLSAAGVSIWLDDLSRDRIVSGGLQKLIDEKNVVGVTTNPTIFAGALSKGEAYAEQVASLAAANSSVANAVFEITTDDVAAASDIFRPVYDRSNGVDGRVSIEVEPGLAHDSAGTVAQAKQLWAKVDRVNAMIKIPATIAGLEAITETIALGISVNVTLIFSLERHRQVINAYLSGLEKAKAAGIDLSTIHSVASFFVSRVDTEINNRLEAIGTDAALALKSQAGVANAQLAYQVYEQEFASERAVGLCAAGANKQRPLWASTGVKDPSLPDTLYVTNLVAPEVVNTMPEKTMEATFDHGVIPADSVTGSYAAANAVLDALAAQGISYDDVTRVLEEEGVAKFIVSWDELLETVATALGAAPVTA is encoded by the coding sequence ATGACTGAAACCACTCCCCTCGCCCAGCTTTCCGCTGCTGGCGTCAGCATCTGGCTCGATGACCTCTCGCGCGACCGCATCGTCTCCGGTGGACTGCAGAAACTGATTGACGAGAAGAACGTCGTCGGCGTCACGACCAACCCGACGATCTTCGCGGGGGCCCTCAGCAAGGGCGAAGCGTATGCCGAGCAGGTGGCGTCACTCGCCGCAGCGAACTCCAGCGTCGCCAACGCCGTGTTCGAGATCACCACTGACGACGTGGCCGCAGCCAGCGACATCTTCCGTCCGGTCTATGACCGCAGTAACGGTGTCGATGGTCGCGTCTCGATCGAGGTCGAACCGGGCCTCGCCCACGACAGCGCTGGGACCGTCGCCCAGGCCAAGCAGCTCTGGGCCAAGGTCGATCGCGTCAACGCCATGATCAAGATCCCGGCGACCATTGCCGGTCTTGAAGCCATCACAGAGACGATCGCGCTCGGTATCAGCGTCAACGTGACGTTGATCTTCAGCCTCGAGCGTCACCGCCAGGTCATCAACGCGTACCTGTCTGGCCTGGAGAAGGCGAAGGCTGCAGGCATCGACCTGTCGACGATCCACTCCGTGGCCTCGTTCTTTGTGTCGCGCGTCGACACCGAGATCAACAACCGCCTCGAAGCAATCGGCACCGACGCCGCACTCGCTCTGAAGAGCCAGGCCGGCGTCGCCAACGCACAGCTGGCCTATCAGGTGTACGAGCAGGAATTCGCCAGCGAGCGAGCCGTCGGCCTGTGTGCAGCCGGCGCCAACAAGCAGCGTCCGCTCTGGGCCTCGACCGGTGTCAAAGACCCGTCGCTGCCCGACACCCTCTACGTGACCAACTTGGTCGCCCCGGAGGTCGTCAACACCATGCCGGAGAAGACCATGGAGGCGACCTTCGACCACGGCGTCATTCCGGCCGACTCCGTCACGGGCTCCTACGCCGCAGCCAACGCTGTGCTCGACGCGCTGGCCGCCCAGGGCATCTCGTATGACGATGTCACACGGGTGCTCGAAGAAGAAGGTGTCGCGAAGTTCATCGTTTCGTGGGATGAACTACTCGAAACTGTCGCCACCGCCCTCGGCGCCGCACCGGTTACGGCGTAA